The Thamnophis elegans isolate rThaEle1 chromosome Z, rThaEle1.pri, whole genome shotgun sequence genome contains a region encoding:
- the CDK5 gene encoding cyclin-dependent-like kinase 5 isoform X2, which yields MPGVAVPIWGSAPGKEGGSGWARAASLAWERAMQKYEKLEKIGEGTYGTVFKAKNRETHEIVALKRVRLDDDDEGVPSSALREICLLKELKHKNIVRLHDVLHSDKKLTLVFEFCDQDLKKYFDSCNGDLDSEIVKSFMYQLLKGLGFCHSRNVLHRDLKPQNLLINRNGELKLADFGLARAFGIPVRCYSAEVVTLWYRPPDVLFGAKLYSTSIDMWSAGCIFAELANAGRPLFPGNDVDDQLKRIFRLLGTPTEEQWPGMTKLPDYKPYPMYPATTSLVNVVPKLSTTGRDLLQNLLKCNPVHRISAEDALQHPYFTDFSLP from the exons ATGCCGGGAGTTGCAGTCCCGATCTGGGGAAGTGCgccggggaaggagggagggtcgGGCTGGGCTCGCGCGGCATCCCTGGCGTGGGAGCGAGCGATGCAGAAATACGAGAAGCTGGAGAAGATCGGAGAGG GCACCTACGGGACCGTCTTCAAAGCCAAGAACCGGGAGACCCACGAGATCGTGGCGCTGAAGCGGGTGCGGCTGGACGACGACGACGAG GGCGTCCCCAGCTCGGCGCTGCGGGAGATCTGCCTTCTGAAGGAGCTCAAACACAAGAACATTGTGCG ctTGCATGATGTCCTGCACAGCGACAAGAAGCTGACGTTGGTTTTCGAATTCTGCGACCAA GACCTGAAGAAGTATTTCGACAGCTGCAACGGCGATTTGGACTCGGAGATTGTGAAG TCCTTCATGTACCAGCTGCTGAAGGGCCTCGGCTTCTGCCACAGCCGCAACGTCCTGCACCGGGACCTCAAGCCCCAGAACCTCCTCATCAACCGG AATGGGGAGCTGAAGCTGGCAGATTTTGGGCTGGCCAGGGCCTTTGGCATCCCAGTGCGCTGTTATTCGGCAGAG GTGGTGACCCTCTGGTATCGCCCCCCCGACGTCCTCTTTGGGGCCAAACTCTACTCCACATCCATCGACATGTGGTCGGCCGGCTGCATTTTTGCTG aGCTGGCAAACGCGGGGCGGCCCCTCTTCCCGGGCAACGATGTGGACGACCAACTGAAGCGCATCTTCCG GCTGCTGGGGACCCCCACCGAAGAGCAGTGGCCTGGCATGACCAAACTCCCCGATTACAAG CCCTACCCCATGTATCCTGCCACCACTTCCCTGGTTAACGTGGTGCCGAAGCTGAGCACGACGGGACGGGACCTGCTACAG AACCTGTTGAAATGCAACCCCGTGCACCGGATTTCGGCCGAAGACGCCCTACAGCATCCGTACTTCACCGACTTCTCCCTCCCTTGA
- the CDK5 gene encoding cyclin-dependent-like kinase 5 isoform X1, whose product MPGVAVPIWGSAPGKEGGSGWARAASLAWERAMQKYEKLEKIGEGTYGTVFKAKNRETHEIVALKRVRLDDDDEGVPSSALREICLLKELKHKNIVRLHDVLHSDKKLTLVFEFCDQVTEVESLPGDRRYMNRVAVSFAHGDALMVLMVLIFFNTLGMFNGPCRNSRTFVSLRTDATPTGPAPFSWSPLDLKKYFDSCNGDLDSEIVKSFMYQLLKGLGFCHSRNVLHRDLKPQNLLINRNGELKLADFGLARAFGIPVRCYSAEVVTLWYRPPDVLFGAKLYSTSIDMWSAGCIFAELANAGRPLFPGNDVDDQLKRIFRLLGTPTEEQWPGMTKLPDYKPYPMYPATTSLVNVVPKLSTTGRDLLQNLLKCNPVHRISAEDALQHPYFTDFSLP is encoded by the exons ATGCCGGGAGTTGCAGTCCCGATCTGGGGAAGTGCgccggggaaggagggagggtcgGGCTGGGCTCGCGCGGCATCCCTGGCGTGGGAGCGAGCGATGCAGAAATACGAGAAGCTGGAGAAGATCGGAGAGG GCACCTACGGGACCGTCTTCAAAGCCAAGAACCGGGAGACCCACGAGATCGTGGCGCTGAAGCGGGTGCGGCTGGACGACGACGACGAG GGCGTCCCCAGCTCGGCGCTGCGGGAGATCTGCCTTCTGAAGGAGCTCAAACACAAGAACATTGTGCG ctTGCATGATGTCCTGCACAGCGACAAGAAGCTGACGTTGGTTTTCGAATTCTGCGACCAA GTTACTGAAGTGGAATCGCTCCCCGGCGACCGTCGTTATATGAACCGGGTGGCCGTGAGTTTTGCTCACGGGGACGCCCTGATGGTCCTAATGGTCCTCATTTTTTTCAACACCCTTGGCATGTTCAACGGTCcctgtcgtaactcgaggactttcGTTTCCCTGCGAACGGACGCAACCCCAACCGGCCCAGCTCCCTTTTCCTGGTCCCCACTT GACCTGAAGAAGTATTTCGACAGCTGCAACGGCGATTTGGACTCGGAGATTGTGAAG TCCTTCATGTACCAGCTGCTGAAGGGCCTCGGCTTCTGCCACAGCCGCAACGTCCTGCACCGGGACCTCAAGCCCCAGAACCTCCTCATCAACCGG AATGGGGAGCTGAAGCTGGCAGATTTTGGGCTGGCCAGGGCCTTTGGCATCCCAGTGCGCTGTTATTCGGCAGAG GTGGTGACCCTCTGGTATCGCCCCCCCGACGTCCTCTTTGGGGCCAAACTCTACTCCACATCCATCGACATGTGGTCGGCCGGCTGCATTTTTGCTG aGCTGGCAAACGCGGGGCGGCCCCTCTTCCCGGGCAACGATGTGGACGACCAACTGAAGCGCATCTTCCG GCTGCTGGGGACCCCCACCGAAGAGCAGTGGCCTGGCATGACCAAACTCCCCGATTACAAG CCCTACCCCATGTATCCTGCCACCACTTCCCTGGTTAACGTGGTGCCGAAGCTGAGCACGACGGGACGGGACCTGCTACAG AACCTGTTGAAATGCAACCCCGTGCACCGGATTTCGGCCGAAGACGCCCTACAGCATCCGTACTTCACCGACTTCTCCCTCCCTTGA